A genomic stretch from Erigeron canadensis isolate Cc75 chromosome 9, C_canadensis_v1, whole genome shotgun sequence includes:
- the LOC122582240 gene encoding cationic amino acid transporter 1, with protein sequence MVSQEQDSSTGIRRRGCSYQKNDFLPEESFKTWNNYATALKQIPNRFIDRVLTRSGDQAELDARARSQTAMKKTLTWWDLIWFGMGAVIGAGIFVLTGLEARKDAGPAVVLSYVVSGASALMSVFCYTEFAVEIPVAGGSFAYLRVELGDFVAFIAAGNILLEYVIGGAAVARSWTSYFATLCNHDPIDFRIKAHGLAKDYSELDPIAVVVIAIICIIAVLSTKGSSRINYIASVVHIIVILFIIICGLIKADTDNYKDFAPFKARGVFKASAVLFFAYVGFDAVATMAEETKNPAKDIPIGLVGSMVITTTLYCALAITLCLMQSYKDIDVDAPFSVAFKSVGWDWAKYVVAAGALKGMTSVLLVGAVGQARYLTHIARTHMMPPWFALVDAKTGTPVNATVAMMAATAVIAFFTKLDILSNLLSISTLFIFMLVAVALLVRRYYASEVTTSANRNKLIACLVTIIVSSCFTAGYWGLSKNGWIGYCITVPIWALATFSLWAFVPQAREPKMWGVPLVPWLPSTSIAINIFLLGSIDRDSFIRFAAWTGLLLVYYFLFGLHAAYDTAKAEEKKWSKVEQGEELKGVENKIGDAGS encoded by the exons atggtgaGTCAAGAACAAGATTCCAGCACAGGCATTAGAAGAAGAGGCTGTTCATATCAAAAAAACGATTTCTTACCAGAAGAATCGTTCAAAACCTGGAACAACTACGCCACTGCACTAAAACAAATCCCTAATCGGTTTATTGACAGGGTTCTAACGCGGTCTGGTGATCAAGCGGAGCTTGATGCGAGAGCCAGAAGCCAGACTGCCATGAAGAAAACATTGACGTGGTGGGATCTAATATGGTTTGGAATGGGTGCTGTTATTGGAGCCGGTATTTTCGTGCTCACTGGACTTGAAGCACGCAAGGATGCTGGTCCTGCGGTTGTCTTGTCATACGTTGTGTCCGGTGCTTCTGCTCTTATGTCTGTGTTCTGTTACACAGAGTTTGCGGTTGAAATTCCAGTAGCAG GAGGGTCATTTGCTTATCTGAGGGTAGAGTTAGGAGACTTTGTAGCGTTCATAGCGGCCGGAAATATCCTCCTAGAGTACGTGATTGGGGGAGCCGCGGTGGCACGTTCATGGACATCCTACTTTGCCACCCTTTGTAACCACGACCCAATTGATTTTCGAATCAAAGCTCATGGCCTAGCCAAGGACTACAGTGAATTGGACCCCATAGCAGTAGTTGTCATAGCCATCATTTGCATCATCGCAGTTCTCAGCACCAAAGGCTCATCCCGCATCAACTACATTGCCTCTGTTGTGCACATTATTGTGATCCTATTCATCATCATATGTGGCCTCATCAAGGCGGACACGGATAACTACAAAGACTTTGCACCATTTAAAGCCCGAGGAGTGTTCAAGGCCTCGGCTGTACTCTTTTTCGCGTATGTTGGGTTTGATGCAGTTGCAACTATGGCAGAGGAGACTAAAAATCCAGCCAAAGACATTCCTATAGGCCTTGTTGGCTCGATGGTGATCACCACCACACTATATTGCGCATTAGCTATAACACTTTGCTTGATGCAATCATATAAAGACATAGATGTTGATGCCCCTTTCTCAGTGGCGTTTAAATCAGTTGGTTGGGATTGGGCCAAATATGTGGTGGCCGCCGGAGCTCTAAAGGGTATGACCTCGGTGCTCCTAGTTGGAGCCGTTGGCCAAGCAAG ATACTTAACACATATCGCTCGAACACACATGATGCCTCCATGGTTCGCCCTTGTGGATGCCAAAACCGGGACACCCGTCAATGCCACAGTAGCCATGATGGCCGCTACAGCCGTGATTGCTTTCTTCACCAAACTCGATATCCTCTCAAACCTGCTCTCCATTTCCACACTCTTCATTTTCATGCTTGTGGCTGTCGCGCTTCTCGTCCGCCGCTACTATGCATCTGAAGTGACCACTTCCGCAAACCGTAACAAATTGATTGCTTGCTTAGTAACCATAATCGTTTCCTCTTGCTTCACCGCAGGGTACTGGGGGCTCTCTAAAAATGGTTGGATTGGGTACTGCATCACAGTCCCAATTTGGGCACTTGCAACGTTTTCCCTTTGGGCTTTTGTCCCCCAGGCACGAGAGCCAAAAATGTGGGGGGTGCCCTTAGTTCCATGGTTGCCATCGACTTCGATTGCAATAAATATATTTCTTCTTGGCTCCATTGATAGGGATTCGTTTATAAGATTTGCAGCATGGACTGGTTTGTTGTTGGTGTATTACTTCTTGTTTGGACTTCATGCAGCATATGATACTGCTAAGGCTGAAGAGAAGAAGTGGAGCAAGGTTGAACAAGGGGAAGAACTGAAAGGGGTTGAAAATAAAATTGGTGATGCTGGATCATAA
- the LOC122583282 gene encoding uncharacterized protein LOC122583282, with amino-acid sequence MPFNEVQEDVVFWSRERNVIEKGIFFQSKAELVHAVRLWNVRENRELIVMDTRPTFWKVQCMTRGKNYRGVPDRVPCRWVVVGTSKNKLGMFQITKWVESYNCYGEMISNNNRCMTTSMIASEILPNVRDELTYKVRQIQAQVKATFNVDVSYAKAWNARRIAIERLYGTWPSNFDALPRYVAELQRSNPETVVEWLHSPTSSSHIQEFKFVFWAFGPTIRAFQRCIPVIFVDGTHLKGSYKGKLLTVVTKNANGQLLSVTFALVDEESNKSWAWFLNLFEEHVGSQRQGDLCIISDYHQGIRIRVMSLTVHRSARDPVIEVLQDLEE; translated from the coding sequence ATGCCATTCAATGAAGTTCAAGAAGATGTGGTCTTTTGGTCGAGAGAAAGAAACGTGATAGAAAAaggaattttttttcaaagcaAGGCGGAACTTGTACACGCTGTTAGGCTTTGGAACGTAAGAGAAAACAGAGAACTTATTGTAATGGATACAAGGCCAACGTTTTGGAAAGTACAGTGCATGACAAGGGGGAAGAATTATCGTGGTGTTCCGGACCGGGTCCCGTGTAGGTGGGTTGTAGTTGGAACAAGCAAAAACAAGTTAGGCATGTTTCAGATCACAAAGTGGGTGGAGAGTTACAATTGCTATGGAGAAATGATATCTAACAACAACCGATGTATGACAACAAGTATGATTGCTTCTGAAATTTTGCCTAACGTGCGGGACGAGTTAACTTATAAAGTTAGACAGATCCAGGCGCAAGTAAAAGCAACTTTCAATGTGGATGTGAGCTACGCCAAGGCGTGGAATGCAAGAAGGATAGCAATTGAAAGGTTGTATGGAACTTGGCCGAGTAACTTTGATGCATTGCCCAGGTATGTTGCCGAATTACAACGTTCTAACCCTGAAACTGTTGTGGAATGGCTCCATTCGCCAACTAGTTCAAGCCACATACAAGAATTCAAGTTTGTATTCTGGGCTTTTGGACCGACGATTAGGGCATTCCAACGTTGTATTCCAGTGATCTTTGTCGATGGCACTCATTTGAAAGGCAGCTACAAGGGTAAGTTGCTAACTGTAGTCACGAAGAACGCCAATGGACAACTATTGTCAGTCACTTTTGCCTTGGTTGATGAAGAGTCTAATAAAAGTTGGGCATGGTTTCTAAATCTCTTTGAAGAGCATGTCGGATCGCAGCGGCAGGGTGATTTGTGTATCATTTCAGACTATCACCAAGGCATTCGAATTAGGGTCATGAGTCTTACCGTACATAGGAGTGCTCGCGATCCCGTCATCGAAGTACTACAGGACCTAGAAGAATGA